In Colletotrichum higginsianum IMI 349063 chromosome 1, whole genome shotgun sequence, the DNA window CTTGTTGTCTCGAAACAGCTGGCACTGCAGTAACTTTTCGCAGCAgacggcgacatcgtcctcggtTTCGGGGAACTTTTCTCGGAATCTCGAAGTGAGATATAGCCAAGCTCGTAGGGTTTCGTCGATTAAATCGTGTGACTGATATTGGGTCgtgacgacgtcgtcaagttCTGGGTGATTGGGTGTTCTGTCAGTTGCGAGGCTCGTCAAGCGTAGCATGGGCGGCGACCCGACAAGTAAAGAAGGACGACATCGACTAGAGGAGCGGGGGCGGGAAcgtggagagagagagacagagagagagagagagagggttTACTGACCTTCCCAAAACTGATGTTGAGTCTCGAGAGACTCGTAGACGTCAAACTCGGCCATGATGCTAGAAACCACCTTGGATAGATCGGCGAAGTGATCTGCATCACTGGCGCAGTGCGAAGAGCGACCGCTGCAGAGACGATGGTCTGGAAAAAGAAAATGAGGAAGCAGAACAAATATTCGGTGGGATGAAGATGAGGCCGGCTGGAGTTTCGACTCTTTGGGACTTGATACAACACATGGCTGGACAACAAGGGCCCCCCTCCTGGTCGAGACAGGTCAGGTCATGTCCAAGAGAGCAAAAGGTGGGGGAGAAGGACGGGAGACGGTCGACGTGGAGGGGCAGGAGCGGTTGGGTTGGCCACGCCCACAGTACAGTGGAGGCGTGAGAAAGGAGGGGACCGAGGGGTGGTTCAGCGCTTGTGGTAGGTGGGTACCTTGGTAGTGGAGGCAGTGGTGGCGGGGGAGTAAGTAAATATCAGCCTGTTGCACCTGTTTATGTCGGCGAGTCTTACGTCAAGCTGGAACTGGGTCCGCCCCCATTCGGTCGAGAATAACTTTGAATTGGCCGCACCATCGAGTGCTCCCAGCCATGACGGAACCCCTAATAGCAAACCTTCATACCATGCATAGGTAGGCAGCCAAATACGAAGCTCGCCTACCGTTTCTCGGATAAGTTCTGTTTGCGCGTACGACTCCCACCGCCCTTGCGTTTTGGGTGTTCTTCATGCTCCTTTCAGAACTGGGCAAATCCTACGTAGGCCACAACCAGTTGTGCCGCTGAGTAGCCCGCAGCACGTTACTTCTGGGTTCCTCCTACCACCGCGTGGCCATGTGCGGTATCAAAAGTGCCATCAGGAATACTAATGTGCGTATGGATGCTGTGAGCTCTATGTTTAATGTGTATCCATTTCTAAAACAATGTATCGAACAGGAGGGCATTCCCCATGGCGTAACGTAGCCGTTCTCAGTGCTCCCAAAATATCCTGTGTCATGCGCCAGAAACGCCTCTAACCGAGCCCATCATGACATGAGGTAGTCCTAGCCAATCTATTATTCATGATCACTTTCTACgactccttctcctcgatcGGCcgctcatcgtcctcgtataccttgaccttgtcggcATACTCCATAATGTTGCTGACGACGTAGTCCGATATCGTGTTGCCCTTGCCCGCCGCGATCCGCAGGATGAGTTCGTTGAGATGCTGCCGCCCGAGAATGTCCACGTGATCTGCCGTCTTGGGCCCCCCTCGAGGATTGAATCGTTCGGGCTCGTGCTCCATCTCGACCACAGTCACCTTGACACCGGCCGGGTTGTACCGCTTGTAGTTCCATCCACGGTTACACATATACCCAGTACTGAGCAGGTTCACCGTtccatcgccctcgcccatAACGACGCCGTGGTCCACCTCTCCCTGCGTGAGGGCTGTGTCGATGGTGATGTTCAGGTTTGTGAGAGCGGGCATTTCTGGCGACCGGTAGTAGTATCCTCGCTCCGTGGGCTTCCCCACGCCGTAAAAGCAGTAGATTTTGAGACTGGGCGCCAGCGGCAGTCGTGTCTCCAACGGGTTGATCCATTTCTGGGCGTCTTTTTCGTTGGCTTCAACATCGGCCTCGGTGTGCGCTACGCCGTGCGAGTACGCTCCTTTCACGTTTCTTGAGTACCACTCCTCGGTCGTGTTGAAGAGGTATTCCATGGCCGACTCAACTGTCAAATTCCGATCCGGTGTTGTCCAGTTCATGCCGCTGCGGAAGTTAAGAAGAGATCCATAAGAGAAGTCCTGCCCAGGCAGGTCGTCAGGCGCCCAAGTGGAATTGCCCCAGACGGCGTCCCCGCCGATGGGAAGCATTGACGAAATACCAGGCATCGCGCGAAACAGCTGCGCCCTTTCGTCCTTGCTCAAGAACTTCTCGAGGCCGTAGACGGCAAATGCGTTAAGCTGCGCCGTGTCACGCATTTCACCCGACAAGACAGCCGTCAGGTCCTTGACGGCGCCAAGCATACACCCGCTCACGTTGATCCACGCCTCGACGTGCTGCTCGACCCAGTCGTCACCTCCTTTGCCGCCACTCTCAGACGCTACCCAGTGGAAGAAGTAGAAAAGAACCTGCCCGCCCATGCTGTGAGACAcgaggacggccttcttTCCCGAAAATTCGTGCGCCGTCTCGATGTAGGACTTGAGCCTCGAAAAGTATTGATCGCGAGTCTCGAGGTTCGGGTAGGCCAGGCGCCAGTCGTACGCTGCCGTGAAAGAATTGGTCGGGTCGTAGCCTATAGACGCCAGATTCTCAAATATCTTGTTCCAAATCCAATATCCGGTGATAAAAAAGTCAGTTGCGTCAAAGCCCTGGGCGGCCCGGAGTTTGATATGGGGAGGATCAAGGCCAGTATCCTGGTCCAACATGATGTGCCTTTTCCAGTTCTCCTTGTCCAGAACCAACGCCCGCATCATACTCCAGCTGCCCCAAAGACGCTTTCGGAAATACTGGCGAGAGACATTGGCAGTGCCCCATGATTCGAGACCCGTTGAAATGACACCCGGTACCATTATCATTGGGTGGTGGGCGTGAAGGCCCTCGGCGCGGGCTTGTAGCCCTACGGAGAAGGCATCGTAGCTATCGACGAACTCGCGCTCGCCTTGCTTCACGAGCAGCCGGGTCAGTTCAGGCCAGCTTGGCGTCAAGTCCCCCTCCAAGCCTAGAAACGAAGTGTTACTGACCACAAGATCCCGCATATCCTTGACCAAGCCAGCAGGCAGAACATCGAAAAGACTATCCATGCTGAGCTCCCCGAGCTCGGGGAAGTCTATAAGATCGTTGCTTTTCGCGAAGAACCCGGCAGCTATGATTCCGAACAAGCTTCCGAGCAAGAAGATGGCGCCATTGCGGCGTTTTCGCGTTTTAGGTTTCACATGGCGAACGACGTGGGCGGTGGCTTCCGACTTTTCGGGGCTTTCGTCTCGAGGGGTGGGTGATTCGTTCTCGACCTGGGTATCGACGGGAAGCGCTCGGCGTCTGATGGTTGAGGAAGACATAGTCGCGATCGCAGTATTTGCGAAAACGCGGGTGATACTGGTGCCTTGAGGTTAGCTTGTGGGTTCAAGATAGCGACGGCCTAAGGATGCCATTATGACTGGCTCAAGACAGGTTCAAGTAGtccgtacctaggtaggagTGCGGTGGAATGTAAGGGCTTGGGAGGTGCCCGGAGGGCtgaaggaaggggggagcaggggggaggggtggctCAATATTTATCAGTAGGACCCGGGCCCGGGAGGCGCAATGTCAAGCTACCTAAGCGGTCAAGCAAGGGATGTACGAAAGAGGCAGCGATAGCAACAGAGAGGGGCGCAAAGCTTAATTCGCCGTGCTTCAGACAAAATAGCGGAATGCCGACAGGAATGCCGACGCTAGCAAGATTGGAGCTGTAccaaggggaagggggggtcGGACGAGGACAATCGTTTAGAGAAACCGGCGGAGAGAATAGAGCAGAGAAGAGGAAAGGCACCCGGTTGCGGCGCTGGCCGAACTGACCGAAAGCAAAACCGAATCAAAAGATCCGTACAATGAATAAAAATAATGACAGGTCCATGAGCGAAGCCCTGGTAGTGCTTGTCGTGACGTCAATTTCCGGATGGCCCCAGCGTCTATCATCTTTTGTTTTCAACTCGCAGCTTCCAGCACTCCGACCACACCTGAGACGCAAAAAAGTGCGGCAGATGGACAGGTACCTTTCCGCCTTGGGCAGCCACAACCCCACTAGACGAGGGAGGGCATGCGGCCTCATCCAGACAGCATCGTGTGACTTTCATGTCTGACAAGGCTGGAGAACACCTCGGTCCCAAGAACTTACTAATTAGTCCGGAAGCAGTCAGCAATcccccaacccccccggACGGTAGTGTAAAGAGACACTTGTGTGGGTGGTACGTCCACACGGGCATGCAGATGCATCATGTTGCAGCGCGGTCTCTCGACATCCGCATTGACGACAGTCTTCTGAAGGTCAACTCGGTCGATGGCTTACCATACCTGGTATTGTGAGCAGGCCCCCACGAATTGGCCTGTTCTCAAGTTCGGATCTTACGAGTGCTTCGTCTCTAGACCAGCAGGCGGTATCCGGATTTGACATTCGACAACACTCCCAGCCAACACACCATGATGTCGGGCACTACTCCGCGTGTAGGGATACATGGACATGGGATACCTgcttaggtaggtaggcgAGAACCAATAAGACGGTGCATCGAGGAGCACGAGAAAAAGCGAACTGCGGCTCCCTGAAGAGGTAGGTCATGGGCAGGTAGTCGCAACCGTTTAGCATGTGATTGTGGATGACAGACAACTGAGCAACATTGATGGAAGAAGCAAATTGGTTGATGCATAGCACTTGAAGGCCAGGACAGTGGAAAACACCGGTGGGTAAGCCCCACTTGTACGATAGCCTGACGGCTGGACCTCCGAACAATGCGACTGGGTCAGGGGACACGGACGTGGAGCTGCACCTGATGCGCCGCCCGCTAACAGCAAACAGCAAACGACATCTCAGTTGCCAACTCCGAGAAACAGACAGGTACAGGACATCCGACTCACATTTTGCCCGCTACATACACTTGAACCCGCAAACGCACAACCCACGATTGTGGTTCGAAACCGTTGTAATCGTCCCATTTCGCCCTCCTCAGGTTCGCGGCAGAGCTGGGTTTCTCCCTAAGCAGCATTgccttctcttccctctttttcttcttccgcaTCCTCTGCAGGTTTTCTCTCgcagccccctccccgctcAGCTCTCTCATCAACCACTGCACTGCCTGTTTCTCGTTGCGCCGTTCAAATTGTCATGAGTTGAGTACAACGAGCGTCTGCCGGTCTAGGCTCGTCTTTAACTTTCAACACTGCCGCTTCCTTCTGTTTCTCCATCTACGCTGCAGTCATAGGGACCGACCGGTCGGCTATCCTTCTCCACAAAACCAAGCCGTCAGCATGGACGTTTCCAGCATCACATATGTCCCCGCGGATCTGCAGTACATTCAATATGAGCATGGTTTAGAAGCGGAATATCTCCCCGCCATCCGCTCTTTGATTGCAAAGGACTTGAGCGAACCTTACAGCATATATGTCTATCGATATTTCCTCTACCAATGGGGTCACTTGTGCTTCATGGTACGTGTCTTCCCACTTACCTAGGCACTTGGCCTGTGTCATGTTGCTGACCACAATTCAGGCATTGGACCCTTCAGACTCGTCACTCATTGGCGTCATTGTGTGCAAGCTGGAAGTACATTCATCTCACTCACCGCCAACGCGCCGCGGTTACATCGCCATGCTGGCCGTCGCCTCCCCATATCGTGGCAAGGGTATCGCCACGTCCCTCGTCAAGAGAGCCATCGACGCCATGGCCCAGCGGAATGCCGACGAAGTCGTTTTGGAAACCGAAGAGACCAACACCCAGGCCATGCGCCTGTACGAGCGCCTGGGCTTCCTGCGCTCCAAGAAACTGCACAGGTATTACCTCAACGGAAACAGCGCCTATAGGCTGGTCCTGCTACTCAAGACCATCGACCCGGACGCTGTCCTCGAGGACTCTGATGGCCCATCTCCATGACTATGGAATGGCTCCAGCAACTTACTATCTGAGTCTAAACAACTACTAGAGAGCGTTTGCGGCGTCATCTAGCATCAACGCTGGCTATTCCGTCGTAATAACAGCCAAAGGTCAAGTCAATCGTCCTAGAGCGGCGCTGTTGATCGGGGAGGGCACGTACCCTGTTCATTACACAACAACAGTACGGTACACCGAATGGCATAAACGATGGGCACGCGTTTCGATACCAGAGCAGATCTTTAGTTCCAGTATGGTGGGCTGGGCTAGCGGTGTTTCAAGGGTAGATGGTATGCTTTGTTATCGGTGTTCTGCCAACCACAAACACACATCTTATTAGCGCACGCTTTTGGCGATACGTACATCAGAAGAGCCGGGATGAGCATGACTATGGAACTTGAACTCGTCATAGTGTGGTTTTTCTTCGTTTTGATCATCCGCCCTCCCATCTCAGCAACATTtgcacgcacacacacaaacgGCTCAACCCTCGTCGTATCTGCTTCTGTGAGTTGAGTGGCTTTAATAGTGTAATGCACTCCTCGCCGATCATGTTGCTGAAATAACCAAACTCGTCAATAGCGTAGGTGGCTACTGCTAGACAGCCTCATTCTTTGGCTTGTGGACGACGAGATTGGTAAAAGATCCATAGAGCTGTAGATGGAGGCTTTGACGCCCCAATGGTTTCCGTAAGCTATACCAAGATATGTGAAGGCATCTGAGCCTTTGTTAGTCTTATCGGACAGGCTAAGACACTTGAGCAAATGCGAACGCACCTGGCTTGTAATATATGGGACGTCCCATGGTCTCGACTAACCTCAGCTCCCGAAGCTTTTGCAGAATACGAGTCACATCTGCCTTGTCACCGAAGTCGGCCGTATAGACACACACGATGCGGTCTTTTCGCCCAGTAGGGTCAGTATGTGGGTTCCAGGGAGCGACCTTGGCTGCGATTCCCAGTTCGTTGTTGGCTGTGGCCTTCGAGATGACACGCCAGACTTCATCAACATCCTTGGGTTGACAGAAGAGCATCCACTGCCGACAAGCGTCAATCACCGCCATATACATCGTATCGCCGAGATCAGAAGACTTGCCTTGCCGGCTTTGATCCTACACGCACTTGCAAGACTCAAGATGTCCCGAGAAGCCTCCTTCTGCTCTTGATCTATCTCTCGCATCTTGACTGCCGTAGACTTTTTGGTGCTGTTGATGCCTTGCTTGAAGTTGAGCAGGATGTTTAGCCTCTCCGTGCCTCCCTCGATCAAAGTATCGAGCCGGGAACCTTCCTCCTCGGGTGCCTCGTCCTCGTTTCCCCTGCTGCGCTGGTTCTGGGCAAGGAACTTGTCTTTGCGGCGTATGTACGGGTTGCAGATGAAGATCCAAGGAAATTTGTCGCTGTGCTCGGTTGTCCCCGGAGGGAGGCGAGCGAGGAAGTCGTTGACGGTCTCTGTCAATTGCCACGCGTAGGGAATGCCGGCGTATGGGTTATGTAGTTTTGTGCTGTCAAGGGGTTCCGTTTTGACTCTCCGGCTGATCTGGATAGCATCTGTCTCCTCCCACCACTGGGAAACATCGAAGGACGTGACTCGAGACTCAAGCCCAACTACTGTGTCCTCGTCTCCTAGCACAACGGTCAGTCTTTGCGCGCCACGTCATCCAAGCCTTTGCACAAACCATAAAAGTCAGATTCATCGGAGTCCATCTTGATTGTCTGGACTGTCGGCAGAAACGCGACTCGATTGATGGTTGAGCTGCGCGGTGGACGCGTCGCGTCTTGTTGCGGTAGATGtgatgtagtagccgtttcAAGTTCCCTCAGAAAGAAGGTAGACCTGGTGCGGTTGACCTGCCCCATCCAAATTATGTCATTGTGCGAAGTGAAGTGATAAGTCGATAAGACTTCGCGTCTATCGGCGATGAGGGATGTTAACGGGATAGTCGTTATTTTGGAAACAATGGGAAGGTCCCGATCCGATCAGCGGCCGCCAAATGCCGGGGCGGGAGGGGGTccttccgagttccccgGGGAGCGCGGCCGTTCCCCTCCCGGAAATTATCTGGCGCCACTCCCACCTAGGTACCTATCTACTTCAACTTTTTCCCCTCTACTTGGTGCCGGGGGTTTCAAATTTGCAAGACAACACCAATACGACGAGAATTGCACCTCAATACCGCGTGTCTCTCAAGACAACGGTGACATATTCAACCCACATTGACGGCTCAGAATTGGCCTCTTTCTCTCCGGCAACTCAGAACAGAGGGGGAGTATTATGTACGACCTGTCGTAGCAATGACTGAACCAACCAACGCTATTGCATCCAAGCAGTCCCTCATTTTGGACCTGCCTCCCAGCTGCATAGAGTTTTGCTTATCGCACCCAAAGTATTTCGTGGTTGGAACTTATGACTTGGTCAAGGATGAAGAACCACCGAATGAGTCGGAGGATGCGACTTCTTCTATCGCCAATAAGCCCCAAGACCGCAACGGTAGTCTCATTGTTTACCAGCTAGAAAACGGGGTAGTGTGAGTATGAGGGGGCCCTAGCCATTTCCGCTGAAGATTGACTTAGCACCAGGCACCATGTTCAAACCGTCCCTCACCCGTCGGCGATTCTTGATCTGCACTTCTGCCCTTTGCCGAGCTGGCGCGACATCATGGCAGTGGTCTCCAGCACGGGAACACTGTCCATATTCCAGTTGAACCCAGGCGTAGATGTGTCGTCACCGCTCAAGCACTTGGCCACGAGCAGGATACGTGACGTCCCCGAGGGCGTCTTGTTTCTTTCAGGAGTTTGGGACACCAACGATGCATATTCCATCGCGATCACAACCTCTGCAGGCGAGGTGCGCGTCGCAAAGCTCGATGAGTCTTGGCGGATCATCGATGACGATTCGGACGCTGTGATTAAGCATTCGCTAGAAGCTTggacggcggccttctcTCCTACCGAGGACCCCTTTGTCATATACTCGGGAGGTGACGATTCTGCGCTTCGGTACGCATCGTGTACGCGCAGCAGCGAGGACGGTAGCGAAGCCATGTCAGGAGTCAAGACCTTGTACCCACCCCTCAACATTACCGGGCACGGTGCCGGTGTGACGGCCATCCTGCCGGTCCCTGTCAAACTTGTGGACGGCTCTAGGTTACTAGTGACAGGCAGTTACGACGACACCATACGACTGTTTTCTGTCCAGCCCCCACACAACACATACGGCCTCCGCCAGTTCAAGGGTTTGGGCGAGAAAAATCTGGAAGGGGGCGTCTGGAGGCTCAAGTTGGTCGAATATCGGGAGAGGGACGGTCGCTGCCGCCTGAGGATTTTGGCATCATGTATGCACGCTGGTGCTAGAGTTGTCGAACTGGAGGGGCCACTGGAGAGTGAGGGATGGAACATCAGTGTCCTAGCCCGATTCGAGGAACATCAGAGCATGAACTATGGCAGCGACTTCGTTCCTGGTTCAGGGCAGGGCCGCCTCGAATGTGTGTCGACGAGTTTTTATGACAAGCTCTTGTGTTTGTGGGAGGCAGATCTGGATTAGAGGAGCATTTCACGAAGCAAACACCATCTGGTCTTAGCGCGGATTGTTGAGTCGATTTTGTCGACTATCTCCAAGGCGATACTGATATTTCTCCGAGGCTGCCCTTATAGACCAATACCTGCTCTCCCTATTTTCAGATGGTGGGACAACCAGCAAACTAAGGCGAGGTGCCAAGTGGATAAAGATACCTTTTCTGGCCTGCCTCTGTGATATTGGATCAGTCTACGCTACCATTACTTCGTTATCCGCCATGGCGGTCACCATCATGATGTGGCCATGAACCGGGTGCAGCAGTGTCTGTGTACCTAGGTACGGAAAACCGACGCAAGTGGTCGGTGTTCGAGACCCCAAGGCACCCAGGTAGTCCAGCCCCAGGTACACGGTTTGACGTGGTCCGTCGCAGCCCCGGCGAACAAATAGCGGACAGCGCGACGTATCTCCACTACAGAGATAGGCAGGGTATCTAGGTAAGTGGGCTGGAGCATTGGGTACCTTAGGCAAGGTACCAGGCCTTCACGCCGCATTGATTCAATTACTTATTTTGCTTTCGGGCTCTGCTTTGGATGCTAATGCTTGCCACACCCTTCGCCTCTGCCACCTCGTCGCACATCTGCACAGCTGTTTAAACTTGCTTCCTCGAGACCATTCATTCCCTCTTCTGATTTCCCGTAATCTCGACGCACATCGCCAGCTCCAGTCTCCTCCCGCGTGCGcgcatgtgtgtgtgttcaTTGGGCTGTTAGGATCGAAACAAGCACAAACAGGCCAGTTTCGTTTGCTCGTCGAAAAGCTAAAGCTTCGGAAGTGTACTTTCAGGTACTCGCACACCTTGTACTAAGCCTCAGCCGATTGTGCGgttcgcccccccccccagtcaACTGCGGCCTTTCGTTGACTCTCCTTGGGCAGCATTTGTCACTGAGCCTGTGTCCCCGACATCATCTCCCGCCATCGAGTTCCCGCCGAGACTACGCCCGACGTATGACCCAACATTGAGTCAACTGCTGGACAAGCAGCTTAACCGAGGCCGGGTTTTCCTGCTGTACCGCGACTCATCTCACTCACCATGGACGGTCAGACGGTCAACGGCGCAGCTGCCATGGACCAGAACGTTACTTCCGCGAATGGCGGAAACGCCGACACCATCTCGCAAATTCACCAGGCACTCGAGGTCATACACAGCCCCTATTCCTCGAACGAATCCCGCCGAGACGCCCAGCTCTTCCTCGAGAACCTCAAGACCATAGACGAGGCCCCTTTCCATGGCTTCACTCTCGCCTCCAACAAGTCGCAGTCTCCCGTCGTGCGCCACTATGCCCTGTCTCTTCTCGAGCACGCAATCAAGCAGAAATGGATCCAGTACAACAAAGAGCAGTCAATCATGCTGCGCGAGTGGGTGCTGGAGCTCTGTCGCAGCCTGTCAAGAGACGATCCGTTATACATCAGGAACAAGACGGCCCAATTGTGGGTGGAAGTCGCCAAGAGATGCTGGGGCACCGAgtggatggacatggacagCCTTTTAGTCCGTCTCTGGCAGATACCTGAGTCTCCCGTGCACAAGGAGCTTGTTCTCTTTGTGCTCGAGACGCTATCCGATGAGGTTttcaacggcgacgacgccgtcgtcgccatgcGCGAAGGCGTGCTTAGCAGAAGCTGCGTCGAAGTCTTCACCCCAGCCCCCGTCTTGAGCGAAGCCTTCCCCAACAGAGCCGCGGGCCCCGAGGTGCGCTCTGGGGCGGAAGGATGGCTTAGCAGGGTATCCGAGTTTCTCAGTCAATGCCTCAACGGTGACGCCCAGAACAACGACCAGATTCGCTCCTGCGCCGTGAAATCCTTGTCCGTCTTCTATTCCCTCATGCCCTGGGCCATTCCCAAGTCTGTCGCTGTCGCAAACTGCGTTCCTGTCATGTGCAGAGCTCTGGCAACTCCTGAAGTCTCCGTTCAAAAGGTAATCATCTGGACTACCTTTTCCTCGTCCCTTCCGGGCAGAATGGGCAATAGCTTACCTGCAACAGGCCTCTCTAGAAGCTCTCCATGCGCTGTACTCTCGCTCGAACTTCTCCGAGCAAGAGTTCAAGGACCTTGTCGCGCCCATGTACGACGCCAGCTCGGTAGATCTACTCAAGAGGCTCTTTGAATGGTCTGCCGTGGATGTCGAGGATATCGACGAAGACAAGTATCAATTCGGCAAGAAGTTCTCAGAGGTATATACGCCGGCGTGTGACAAGAATGAGCCTTGCTGATTTTGTGCGTAGATGCTATCTCTGCTTGGTAATTACCTTGATCGTAGATTTTCTGCCGTACCCACAAACGCAGACGTCAGCGGTTTCCTCAACCTGTTATTGCTCACCGTACAGAGCCAAAGCCTCATTGTTGCAATTCCTGTCTTGGCAACTTGGACTCGCCTCCTCAACAATAGGCTGATTGGACAGAGCCCGGCCAACAACCACCTCGTTGGTCCTCTTCTCGAGGTGTGCGGCTCTCGCTTGATCAGATACGAAAATTTGCCCGAGGACACGCAAGACCCCACGTTCTTGTTCCTCATGGAGGATACTGACACTGTCCCCGAGAGACATGCGTTTCTGGGCAATTACAGAAGGTACAGCACTCAGGTCATCGAGACCATTGTCCAGCTGAAGCTGTCTGATGCAGTCTACCACGTTCTTGGCCAAGCAGAGCAGGCTTTGCAACATTTGTACGATGACAGCCCACCAATGGACGGTAAGTCCTCCTTGATTCCTGCTCCCAAAACCATAGGCTGATCATGCAGTCACAAAATACGTGAAACACTCGATGCCGGTCCTGCGTGTCGATGCTCAATTCACAGTCATCGAGGCGGCACTTAAGGGTTATATGAAGTGGAGGGCAAACACCACGCAGCAGAGCTTGCCAGATCATGTGGGTGATGGCTGCCTTTGTCGTTCAGTGGTTATACTAATGGTCCCTAGGAGCAACAGCGTGTCGCCTTAGAGAGAGATCTGGAATCATGGTGCACCAAACTCCTTGAAATGAAGTTTGAGGATCCCCTGATACGAAAGAGAGTTTTGCAACTCTTGGTTGCCTTCTCGACCACAGCCCTCGACAAGAACCCAGGATTCATGCTGAAGGTTCTTGAACACATTCTCATGACCTGGCCCGCACCTCAGCCGGAGCATCGTGCCTTCAACGAGGCCATCAAAGACTTCCAGTCCGAAAGCATGGTGGAACTGCAGAGGCTTGCTTCAAAGGTGCCTGATCACTTGCTTGCAGTATACGACCAAATAGAGGCACGAGTCAACGATATGATCTCATCAGGCACGTTGGACGAGAAGCGCCAGATTGCCTATCAGAGCTTTCTCTTCATCATCGTTCACCGGGCTTCCAACATTGATCCGGCCAATCAGGTCCAGCGTTTGCAAGAGTTCATTAAACCCGTGACGTCTTCGTGGCAGAACCAGGAACTCAAGAATGCGTTGTCGTCTTACTCGGGCTTTTGCGAGCTGATGGCTTTGGACAAGGCCAAGAGGTATCTGACAAGCCACCGTGTCCACGAAGTCAAAGATTGGGGTTCTTGCGAACTGGACGCAGAAGGGCTGGCTTTGCAGAGCGAGTTGGAAGAGAGGCAAAAGGTGGGCGTCTGTTCAGCTGTACTCAGACTAAAAATGCTTACTGGACTGCAGATGTTGCCGCTTCGGCCGACAAAGTCTTTCCTCTCATTCtcggtcgagaagctggagaagTCGTCTACTCCTTTCCAGATCTCTTATCAGTTGTGGAACGATAGCTTCCCCATGATTCTGCCAGATCTTTTGCAATTTCTCAGGTAAATAAATAAACTTAACCCCCCCACCGGCAAACCAAACCTGCGCCTGCTAGTTTGCGTGGACTGACTGGTTGTACAGCCACGCACACGCCTCACACAACCCGGACAACTGGGCGGAGCTGCCGGCCGATACGCGATCTGTTGTCGGCAATGTGCTTAGTGACCGTTTCTGGCAGGCGGGTATCTCAGAGGGCAGCAAGG includes these proteins:
- a CDS encoding Nuclear import and export protein, which translates into the protein MDGQTVNGAAAMDQNVTSANGGNADTISQIHQALEVIHSPYSSNESRRDAQLFLENLKTIDEAPFHGFTLASNKSQSPVVRHYALSLLEHAIKQKWIQYNKEQSIMLREWVLELCRSLSRDDPLYIRNKTAQLWVEVAKRCWGTEWMDMDSLLVRLWQIPESPVHKELVLFVLETLSDEVFNGDDAVVAMREGVLSRSCVEVFTPAPVLSEAFPNRAAGPEVRSGAEGWLSRVSEFLSQCLNGDAQNNDQIRSCAVKSLSVFYSLMPWAIPKSVAVANCVPVMCRALATPEVSVQKASLEALHALYSRSNFSEQEFKDLVAPMYDASSVDLLKRLFEWSAVDVEDIDEDKYQFGKKFSEMLSLLGNYLDRRFSAVPTNADVSGFLNLLLLTVQSQSLIVAIPVLATWTRLLNNRLIGQSPANNHLVGPLLEVCGSRLIRYENLPEDTQDPTFLFLMEDTDTVPERHAFLGNYRRYSTQVIETIVQLKLSDAVYHVLGQAEQALQHLYDDSPPMDVTKYVKHSMPVLRVDAQFTVIEAALKGYMKWRANTTQQSLPDHEQQRVALERDLESWCTKLLEMKFEDPLIRKRVLQLLVAFSTTALDKNPGFMLKVLEHILMTWPAPQPEHRAFNEAIKDFQSESMVELQRLASKVPDHLLAVYDQIEARVNDMISSGTLDEKRQIAYQSFLFIIVHRASNIDPANQVQRLQEFIKPVTSSWQNQELKNALSSYSGFCELMALDKAKRYLTSHRVHEVKDWGSCELDAEGLALQSELEERQKMLPLRPTKSFLSFSVEKLEKSSTPFQISYQLWNDSFPMILPDLLQFLSHAHASHNPDNWAELPADTRSVVGNVLSDRFWQAGISEGSKDEFYARVMDKKNTLEGLASTIRGTVRFVRETCYAIIYCMSRLEMQFYGFSELPGPLAQALFQNSFHLSAHQQINLLNLVRYLVDDCPLEQREHFLPPLLAACFQQMDAKINAEWENLERQQAIQAAADALTEEMKSESILRQVTYTAVIMVADFLDPTKKNPPPLNSQNGHEQPRKYPSLRKFCLMQSTIVEPLLLFCTHAIRMRDTRCCSIILRVFRSIVPDFHLTEPRSPKSIPQDDTEAGPPNRDPYLDTTPVSPEAATAIREYIASDVLRACITSFHEPYFVDLQKDLASLIAAIVVYYSPVTSTPREVLMSLPNIRQADLDRLNEFSSKPASHTRQQRALVLDLLKDLKGVSIAEMGKLPKNGGFGPSKRSNRSKMAQEFMTPANETRTRGGGVADTGRATPDALEGVANLFEG